In Erigeron canadensis isolate Cc75 chromosome 1, C_canadensis_v1, whole genome shotgun sequence, a single window of DNA contains:
- the LOC122585621 gene encoding uncharacterized protein LOC122585621, translating into MRDYFLFFTSRNKSDQQKSLLTVNDNICYDQATTAAGDYNNPTAAMALILKSWLNGNRFRYLILILCSPIIIPIVCAIFPFICAAEVCFRICRRRRLKSEPAAEVVAAAPPQRRKEDVNNKEMSLLDRYLDDQLELAIEILDECGGELGLGFGCDFLDDDYFDCNYQFNNNNNNKSSSNSLC; encoded by the coding sequence atgcgcgattatttcttgtttttcactTCACGTAATAAATCCGATCAACAAAAATCCTTATTGACCGTCAACGATAACATCTGTTATGATCAGGCCACCACGGCCGCCGGCGACTACAACAATCCGACGGCGGCGATGGCTTTGATACTAAAATCATGGCTCAACGGTAACCGATTTCGTTATTTAATTCTTATATTATGTTCACCGATAATCATACCGATTGTGTGCGCGATTTTCCCCTTCATTTGCGCCGCCGAAGTCTGTTTTCGAATCTGCCGACGTCGGCGGTTGAAATCGGAACCGGCGGCggaggtggtggcggcggcgccGCCTCAGAGGCGGAAGGAGGATGTGAATAATAAGGAAATGAGTTTGTTAGATAGGTATTTGGATGATCAATTGGAACTTGCGATTGAGATTTTAGATGAATGTGGTGGTGAATTAGGGTTAGGTTTTGGTTGTGATTttcttgatgatgattattttgattgtaATTATCagtttaacaataataataacaataagaGTAGTAGTAATAGTTtgtgttaa